The following DNA comes from Nocardioides sp. JQ2195.
TGCGGCGGGAGCGCTGCGACGAACGGGTGGTCCTTGTCGATCTCACCCATCTTGGCGGCGCCACCGGGCGAGCCCAGGTCGTCGAAGAACTGCACGTTGGCGTCGTAGTAGTCCTTCCACTGCTCCGGGGTGTCGTCCTCGTAGAAGATCGCTTCGACGGGGCACACGGGCTCGCAGGCACCACAGTCGACACACTCATCCGGGTGGATGTAGAGCATGCGCTTGCCTTCGTAGATGCAGTCGACGGGACACTCGTCGACACATGCGCGGTCCTTGAGGTCGACGCACGGCTGGGCGATGACGTAGGTCACCAGATCCTCCTGAGGACTACTGAAGCTGGGTTGCTGCCTACAGCCTAGTATCCGCCACATGGGTTCCGTCGGCGACTCCCACGACGTGGGCAGGCACACGCTCGGTCCGCACGTCGTCGGCAAGCGTGTCGTGGTGCGTCGACTGGTGCGCGGGGAGACCGGACCGACCGGGGGTCCGGCGATGACCGACCTGCTCGGCATCTGCACGTCGTGGGGTGCCCGCGCGTGTGTGGTGGCCCCGGAGTCGGGCCCCGAGGTGACGATCCCGCTCGCCGACATCGTCTCGGGCAAGCCGGTTCCGCCTCGCCCGTCCGTGCGGCACCGCGTGTCCGCCCGCGATGCCGAGCTGCACTCGCTCACGATGTGGCCCGACGTCCCCACCCGGGCCCTCGGTGACTGGGTGCTGCGCAGCGACGTGACCCCTGAGGAGATCGCGCGTGCCGGCTCCGTGCTGGCGATGGGCGACCCCGGGATGCCGTACGCCGACGCGGCGGCCGCCACCGTCGACTTCTACACCCCCCTCGGCCGCCCGGCATGGGCGCAGGTGGTCGTGGACTCCGAGCAGGAGCATGCGCTGCGCTCGCTCGGGTGGGTGGCTGCCCGGCCCGACGAGGCCGACACGCTGTTCCAGGTCGTCGCGCTCTCCCGGCTCCACCGGGCGCTCCCGACGCCGCCCGACGGCATCGACGTCGAGGACGACGGCGTCCGTGCCGTGGCCGCCTTCGGCGACCGCGCCCGGGCCCGGGCCGCGGTCGACGACGACTGGCTCGGCCTGCACGACATCTGGACCTCCCCGGAGGCTCGCCGCCAGGGACTGTCCACGCTGTTGCTGGCCGAGCTCGTCGACTGGGGGGCATCCCTGGGTGCCACCACGGCCTACCTCCAGGTGCGCAGCGACAACACCGCCGCGCTCGCGCTCTACGAGCGACTCGGTTTCGTCACCCACCACGCCTACAGGTACCTGGCCGCCCGTTGAGCCGCCGGCTGGATCAGCAGGCCGGGCGGAAGGTCTTGCTGGCCGGGCCCCGGCGCTTCAACGCGTTGATCGTCCAGCTCACGGTCGGCTTGGCCAACGGGATGAGCAGGTGCTCGGCCAGCTCGCGAGGACAGGCGTTCTGGAGGGTCAGGTTGGTGGTGCGCCGCCCGGGCTCGAGGTAGCCCGACGTGTGCGGGACGACGACCTCGTCGTGGGTGGTGGTGATCTGGGTGTAGCTCACCCTGCCGGGGGTCTCGTCGCCGGCGTTGAGCCTGCGCAGGAACGCCGAGTCGGTCCCTTGCTGGTTGCAGGCGCGACAGACCACGTCGAGGATCGGCCCGGTCAGGCCCATCAGCGGCCTGAGGTTGCCGATCGCGTCGGTGCCGTGGTTGGAGGGCGCGATCCCGACCAGGTCGTCGACCACCTTCGCCCCGCCGAGGAACTTGATGTAGTAGCGCGGCATCATCCCACCCTGGCTGTGGCCGACCAGGGAGACCTTCTGGGCCCCGGTCGCCCGACGCACCTTGGCGACGTACTTCTTGAGGGTCTTCGCGGACTCCGCGATGTCGCCGGTCGCGCGGTTGCCGTAGTCGAGGGAGAACACGCAGAACCCGGCGGTCTTGATGCCCCGGGACAGGTTCTCGAGGAGGTTCTTGCGGTCTCCGAACGTGCCGTGCACCAGCACCACGGGGCTCGGGTGCTGCGCGGTCGGCCGGCAGCTCCAGTCGTTGGCGCCCGGAGGGTCACCGGCAGGCGAGGTGGGCAACGGGACCGGGAAACCGTCGGCCTGCGCCGATGCGGTCGGGACCAGGGCGACCGCCGCGGCCGCGGTGAGGGCGAGAAGGGCAAGCAGGAAGGAACGCATGCCTGCTCAACGACGCCTGTGGCGTCGTGTCACGCCACGGCGTGCCGATCAGTCGTCGCCGGGCTTGTCGTCCTGCTTCGGCTTGTCCGGCTTCGGGGCCGGCGGGTCCTTGCAGATCACCGTGTCCGAGGGCGTGTACGTCGTGTGGAACTTCTCGGTGCGCTCGATGGCGTCGGAGCCGGGCTTGTGGAAGTAGCGCCACACGTTGATGTCGAAGCCGCCGTAGCCGGTGTTCGGGGTGCAGCCCTCCACCGGCAGGGTGCGCGTGCCCGGGGAGGTGAAGTTGTAGCGCTCGCCGGTCTTGGTGGTGATGTCCCACGTCTTCGTGGAGTACATCGACACCGTCAGCGCGCCCTGGCTCCCCGAGGTGGCCGGGGTGAGGTGCGACTCGACCAGGACGCCGTGCTCGGTGTCGTTCTTGAACTTCAGGTCCAGGGCGCCCCACACGACCGTCGCCTCACGACCCACCGGGTAGCGGTCGATGTAGAACGAGTGCGGCCGGTGCTCGACGTCCTCGAGGCCGGCGAAGAACATGGCGTTGAACAGGGTGGTCGCCATCTGCGAGACGCCGCCACCGAATTCCGACCGGTAGACGCCGTTGCTGATGATGTAGCCCTTGGTGAAGCCGTTCTCGGCGGTCCGCTCGCCGACGGTGTCGTTGAGCGAGAAGGTCTCCCCAGGCTCCAGCACGGTGCCGCTGATCAGCTCCGCGGCGCGGCCGAGGTTGACGTTGCGGTACTCGGCGTAGGGGAAGTTGGTGGTGAACGTGGAGACCCGGGTCTTGATGCCCAGCTTCTTGGCCTCGGCGGTGGTGAAGTCGGCCTTCTTGACCGTGGCCTTCACCTTCACCGTGCGCTTGCCGCTGTCACCGACCAGGTCGAGGAAGGCCGAGCTGATGTCGGAGGCCTCGTAGTCGACGCCGGGCTTGGCCGGGACCACCTTCGGCTTGCCGTTGACCACCGTGAAGGAGGCATCGACGGGCTGGCCCTTGGGGTCGGAGATCTTCGACTTGACCAGCTTGTTGAGCAGCTTCTCGTCGAGCTCGGGGACCAGCTCTCCGTCCTCGGCCTTCATGCTCAGCGCCGGGGAGTACTCCTTCGGGGTCAGCTTCACCGGCGACTCGTCGAAGACCAGGGTCACCGGACCGGAGACTGCTGCGTTGGCGAAGTTGTCGAGTGCCTCCTGGACGTCGGCGTCGTCGACCTCGGGCTCCGCCTCGACCAGCTCGAGGTCGACCTCGTCGTCGGAGAGGTAGGCCTCGGTCAGGCCGGCACGTGCTGCCTGGACGTCCACCTCTTCGCCGACCTTGGAGTCGGTGCGCTTCACCTCTCCGTCCTGGAACACCACCGAGCCGTCCGTGGCGGGCGTGCCGAACGTGTCGTTCAGCTGCTCGACCGTCGCGGCGAGGGACTCGTCGTCGACCTCGACCACGGCATCGACGTCGTCACCACCGGTGTAGTAGTCCCACAGGCGGGAGGGCGACCAGCTGCGGCCACCGCCGGCCTCGGTGACCGACGCCGACGCGTCGACCGAGATGCCCGCCTGCTCGGCCGTGACTTCGGCAGGCTTGCCCTCGACGGTGACGGCGAGGTCGGTGCGTTCGGCGAGTCCCGACTCGAGTGCTTCGACGGCGTCATCGTGGGTCTTGCCGCCGATCTCGACACCGGCCACGGTGGCACCGCGCGGCACCTTGGCGCCGGCTCCGGCGTACGCCGCAACGTAGCCGCCACCGAACAGGACGATGAGGCCGAGCACCGTCAGGATGACGACACGGCCGCCGTTGCTCTCGCGGGAGGGCTTGGTGTTCACGGCCGCCATCCTAGGTTGGGCGGGTGGCTGATTCCGATTCCTTGGACCGCCTGCGTGCCGGGATGGTCACGATCATCGCAATCAGGAGCGCCATGCCGAAGCCGAACACCGTGTAGCCGCGGGTGCTGGACATCACCACGAAATCACCCTCGGGCCGGGTCTGCAGCGCGACGAGGACCAGGCTGACCCAGCCGAGGCAGAACCCCGACCGCAGCCAGCCGGCAGGCAGTGCCACGGTGGTGGCGGCAGGGGCGGCCAGGGCCAGGGCAAGCCAGAGCCACGACTTCTCGTGCACCGCCAACGAGGCGATGCCGGTGCCCGCGCCGATGACGAGGGCCAGCAACGTCGACGCGGCCAGCAACGGTCCGCGTGGCGGCCAGGTCACAGCCCGGCGAAGAGATCGGTCTCGAGGCCGTCGTCACCCACCGGGCCCTGCTTCCCCTTGGCCAGCCGGAAGAACTCCTCGCCCCAGAACGCATGGCCACTCTCGGCCCCCTTGAAGAAGAACCCGTCCTTCTCGATCTGGGTCTCGTGTGCGGCCAGGGCCGCCATCTTCTGGTCGATGAACGCCGAGCCGTCGACCCGCGCCGCGAGCTGGTCGTCCGGGGTCACGAACGGGCCGAGGTCACCATCGGGGTCCATGCCCTCGAAGGTCTCGGTGTCGCCGGACGCGCGGATCGCGCGCAGGCTCTCGCGCATCCGGCCCTCACTCATCGCCGTCCAGTAGATCTTGGCGACCTCCCACGGCTCACCGAGGTCGAGCTTGTAGGACGGCACCGCAGCAAGCTGGGCGGCATACATCGCCACCCGGTGGGCCTGGATGTGGTCGGGGTGGCCGTAGCCGCCGAACTCGTCGTAGGTGACCAGCACCTGCGGGCGCACCTCGCGGATCACGGTGACCAGGTGGTTCGCCGCCTCGGCGAGGTCCGCATTCCAGAAGGCGTTCTCGTGCGTCTCGTCGGCAGCGACGGCATGCCCGTCCGCGTGCCACTTCATCCCGGAGTCGCGGTAGCTGCCGAAACCGCCGAGGAAGCGGTGGTCGGTGACGCCGAGCTCCTTCATCGCGTTCTCGAGCTCCCCGCGACGGTGCTCACCCAGGCCGTCCTGCTTGTCGGCGGCAAGGTGGGCCAGCTCGGGGACGAGGATCTCGCCCATCTCGCCGGCCGTGCAGGTGACCAGGGTGACGCCGCGGCCCTCGGCCACGTAGCGGGCCATCGTGGCGCCCTGGCCGATCGACTCGTCATCGGGGTGGGCGTGCACGAGCAGGAGGCGCTGGTCTTCGGTCATGGGATCCAGCCTAGTTGCAGGGTGCCACCTTTTATCGCTCGGTGCGCTTGATCCGCTTCGGTGCGGTGGGGAGGTCGAGTGGTGCTGCTGCGGGAGCCTGCTCCTCGGCATCCAGCCACCCGTCGTACTGGTCGACGAGCACCTCGAAGACGATGTCGGGAGCATCGGTGAGCACCGCCCACGGGTGGTCCTCGTCGTCGTCCTCGCCGGCCAGGCGCTCGCGCTGCACGGACGCCTCCCACCCGTCGCGCAGCAGCTGGGCGACGACGGCCTGCGCGTCGTCCTCCTCGAAGAAGATCCCTCTCACGGCTCCAGTATCCCCATCAGCGCGGGCAGTCGCGCCACGAGTGGCCCCGCGGCCGGTTCCGGCAGTCCCACTGACCATCAGCCGTCGAGCAGGATTCCGCGGAGCTCGGCGAGGAAGGGACGGTCCGGCTCGAGCCAGTCGACGTCGTCCAGCTCCTCCGGGGCGAGCCAGCGGAGCAGGTCGTGCTCGGTCGCGACCGGCTCGCCCTCGATGATCTCGGCCGTGGCCACGGTCAGCTCGTGGGTGTCCCTGATCGGAACGGCGCCGGACAGCCAGAGTCGTACGTCGACCCTGCAGCCGAGCTCCTCGGCGATCTCGCGGGCGAGTGCAGTGTCCGGGGTCTCCCCCGTCTCCACCTTGCCACCGGGGAACTCCCAGCGGCCCGCGGCCTCGGGCGGCGACGTACGCCGAGCCGCCAGAACGCAGCCGTCCCGGAGGATCGCGGCACCGACCACTGGCTTCATGGTGGGACACCTTGCCATGTCTGGGATGAGCAGACCTCAGATGTCGAGCCCTGTGATCGACGGGCGAGGACGAGCCCGACCGTCGAGACCACGCTCGGTTACTGCGGGCGGGCGTGGCAGTAGGCCCAGCCACCGGGTTCTTGTCCTTGGTGTGGGCCTGCTGTCGTGGTGCTACGTGTTTGGCCGGTGCTTGATGTGTCGGTGCCCTGACTGGGAGTTGGTTTCGAGACGGTCGCTGGGCGACCTCCTCAACCAACGCTGATTCAGGGTTCTTGGGTGAGCTCGACTGTTCCGCTGTCGGTGACCAACCAACTCCGGCCGTGCTGGTTGGTCCAGGTATACGTCCCGTCGCGGTTTCGTTGATAACGCCAGCCGCCGTGGGTCTTCAACAGATGATGTCGACGACACAACGGCGCCAAATTCTCCGGGTTCGTCTGGCCCGACGGACCGGTGTCATCAAACGGCACGATGTGGTCGAGATCGCAGGTCTTCGACGACCGGCCACAGTGTGGATGCACACAGTGCCGATCACGTTCGGTGACCTGGTCCCGCATCGCCTGCGGCGGATCATGGACATCCACCGCCCACACCTTGGTGGTGTCGATCACCGGCGTCACCCGGGCATCAGCACCGAGCTGCTTCAGATAACCGGCGATCAGGTGCGTGGTGGCCGGCCCGAACAGGTTCGACTCCACCACCCCGACCGGGCTCTCCGACCCCGGGCGAACAGCGTCACCTGACCCGAGCGGGCCACGGGGCGATTCGGTGCCGTCGGCCGGGATCGTGGCGGAGCCCGCACACATCGTGGCCAGATCCGCGAGGGACAGGTGCACGAACAGGCGCGCCTTCAAGTAGGACTTGCGCGGGATGACCGGTTCCCCGGTCTCCGGGTGGACCGGCGGGTCCTGGTCGAGGATCCCCAGCAGATCCAACGATGCTTGCCGGTCGGCGATGACCCCGAGGGCCTTGGCCTTGCGTTGGCCCAACGTGTCGGTGTCGCCGAGGCGTCCCATCGTGGTCGCCTCATCGGAGACGAGATCGTGGAACTTCGCCAGATCCAACGAAGATCCGATGGCCTCGAGGGTGCTGGTGCCCTCTGCGCCCTGGTTGTGGTCGACGCTGACGTCCCAGTCGACCTTGCCGGGGAGCCCGTTGTCGTCCTCGAGCTTCTCGGGGTGGAACTTCGCCACCCCGAGCTTCACCGCCTTCGCGATCGCGTTGAACGAATACGACCCGACTTCGGCAACGCGGGCATCGATCCACCGGGCTGCCTCAAGCGAGAGGTCGTGGGTTTCCTCGGCCAGTTGGAAAGCCCTCCACAACTCCAACTCGAGATCCTCGAAGCGGGCGTGGGTCCGTGGCAGCCGGTGGTGCAGGTCCAACGTGTTGGCCAGGAACTGCTGGCCCGAACCACGTGACTTCCGGGTCGCCGCAGCCCAGTCCTCCACCACGAACCGCGCCACCAACGGTGTGCCCTCGCCACCCAACGTGGCGTCGTAGTCACCCGCCATCCCGGGGAGCCCGTCACCCCACGTCGCCGGGTCGATGCCAGGGCCAGCAGGGTTGGTCACACAGAGCTGATAAGCCAACCTGACCTTGCGACGGTCGCTGCGGAACTCAGCATCGCGGGCGTCGGAGATGAGATCGAACAGCGCTTCACCGCCGAGGTCAGAGACCTCGAACGGGTGGAGTGCGGCATCGACTTCGAGCATGAGTCCATTGCATCACTGAGAACTGACAGCCGACACCCGGAAATGGGGTTCTCCACAGGCTTCGGAGAAAGAATTTTCAGAATCTTTGCCAGGTGGTCTGCCGGTGCTGTGATCTCGGCCCGGCGGGGGCGACGTACGGGGCGGTTTCGAGACGCTCGTTCCTCGCTCCTCAACCACCGGCGGGGGCGACGTACGGGGCGGTTTCGAGACGCTCGTTCCTCGCTCCTCAACCACCGCCGGGGACGGCGTACGGCGCGGGGCACGGTTTCGAGACGCTCGTTCCTCGCTCCTCAACCACCGCCGGGGACGGCGTACGGCGCGGGGCACGGTTTCGAGACGCTCGTTCCTCGCTCCTCAACCACCGTCGGGGGCGACGTACGGGGCGGTTTCGAGACGCTCGTTCCTCGCTCCTCAACCACCGGCGGGGGCGACGTACGGCGCGGTTTCGAGACGCTCGTTCCTCGCTCCTCAACCACCGTCGGAGGCGACGCTAACGTGAGGACATGGCCTTCGAGTTCGTCCAGGGAATCCACCTCCACCGCACCGAGGAGAACATCGACGAGATCGACGCGTTGGCGCAGCGACTGGGCGGACGGGTCGGCATCGAGGGCGTCATCCAGGACCTCAACCGGAGGGCCAGGCGCAGCTTCTTCGCCTTCGGCCGTGCTGTGCACCGGGCCTACCGGTGGGACCGGTCCGACTGCCGCAGCCGACGCTGGTGGCCCCAGGGGATCACCACCACGGCCGACGCCTCCGACACCGGTGACTTCGGCGGCCGCCGCCTCCTGGTGACCACGTGGTACGCCAAGGAGCACGAGGGGGTGAAGAAGGGATCTCGCATCACGATCCTCGACCTCGACACGTTGAGGTACCGCCACGTGCTGCTCGTCGTGCCCACGCTCGGCGACGACGGCACGATGACGCTGGCTCCGTTGAGCGTCCACGCCGGTGGGATCGTCTGGGCCGGCCCCTACCTGCACATCGCGGCGACCTCACGGGGATTCATGACCTGCCGGGTCGACGACATCCTGCGCGTTCCCGACGAGCGCGGCGTCCCCGACCGGCTCAAGCTCGACGCCTCCGAGGACAAGGTCGCCTCCTTCGGCTACCGCTACGTGCTCCCGGTGCGGTTCTCCTACAAGGCCTTCTCCGCCGAGGGACTGGAGAAGATGCGCTACTCGTTCATGTCGCTGGACCGCTCGGCCCAGCCGCCGGAGCTGGTGGTCGGTGAATACGGTCGCGGTGAGCAGACCACCCGTCTGGCGCGCTACCCGATCGACGCGGAGAGCATGCACCTCGTCGTCGCCGACGACGGCTTCTCCCGGCCGCTGATGCTCGAGGACGGTGGGGTCGTCCAGATGCAGGGAGTGGTCGTCACCGGCGGCACCTACTACGCCACCGCCTCCAACGGGCCGATCTTCCCCGGCAACGTGTACGTCGGCAGGCCCGGCAGGTTCCGCAAGCACCGGTGGGCCACACCGATCGGTTGCGAGGACCTCTCCTACGTCGCCGCGGCCGACGAGCTGTGGTCGGTGACGGAGCACCCGAACCGGCGCTGGGTCTACTCGATGAAGCGAGCGTGGTTCGACAAGCGCAGCTGACCGGACGCCTGCCCGGTTCCTACTCCTGTGGTCGCGGCGCCTTGGCCAGCTGGCGGGACTGTGCGACCAGTCGACCGGCCGAGTCCCACACGACGCAGTCCTCCTCGAACATCCCGCCGGCCAGGTTGCGGGTCTCGTGGCGCACCTTGAGCCACCCCTTTGCCGGGATCGCGCGGACGTGGGCGCTGAGCTCGAGGGTGGGCGCCCAGCCCGGGATGCCGAGGTCGAACGTGACCGGTGGCAGTGCGTCGACCGTGAGCAGCAACGAGATCGGATCGGGGTCGCGGTCGTCGTTGAGCCTGAACCATCCCTGGATGATGCCGTTGCCGCTCGGCTCCCCCACTGCCCATCCGGCGTACGCCGGGTCGAGGCGCAGGTCGAAGCGCGACATCAACGGGGCGATCCGCCGGATCTCCTCCGGAGCCATCGACGTCGGGAGGCATTCCTCCAGCGGCGGCAGCTCTGGCTCGACCGCGGTGGTGCGTACGTCATCGATCGACGTGGACAGGTCGCCGTAGGTGGCCAGCACGGTGATGCAGTCAGTGCCGTCCTGGCTCAGGTCGGCGGCCACGGTGCTCGTGCCGCGACCGTCCCGCAGGATCCGCGTGCGAATCGTGGCGGGTCCGGGCTTCGAGGCGGCCAGGTAGTAGGCCGTGACCGCGATCGGGTCAGGCTTGCCGGACAGGGTCTCCCTCAAGGCGTTGCCGATGATCGCCAGCAGGTAGCCGCCGTTGACCCCGCCACCGACGACCCAGCCCGGCGCCAGCTCGGCGGCGTACTCGCCCTCGCCGACAGCAGTGACGTCGGTGTCGCGATCGAACTCGTGTCCCATGCGACGAATCCTAGGTGGAGGCCCGAGCTGTCCGTGCCATGGTGCCCGACGTCCTCGCGCAGCCGGGGCAGGGACAATGACCGAGTGCCAGATCGTCAGAGCATCACCCGAGCCGCGTTGAGGATGGGTCCCCACAACGGAGCCCACCGGGTCGCCTTCCGCGCCGGCGTCTCGGTGGCGGTGCCGCTGCTCCTGCTGCTCGCCCTCGACCGGGTGGACTGGTCGATCTATGCCGCGTTCGGGGCCTTCACCTCGCTCTACGGCCGCAACCACGTCGGGCTCTCGCGCACGCAGATGCAGGTCACGCTGGGAGTGCTGCTCACGGGGTCCGTGGGTCTCGGAGCCTGGGTGGCCACGTCACACGAACGCGCCTGGCTGGCGGTCCCGGTGGCCGGACTGGTCGCCGCGATCGGCTCCTGGTTCTCCGAGGTGCAGGACTGGCACCCGCCGGGCACCCTCTTCCTGATCTTCGGCTTCGCCGCCGTCGCGTCCATCCCTGCCGACGTCGGAGACATCCCCGTTGCCCTGGCCGTCGCGGCCGGTTCCGCGACGTTCTCCGTGCTGGTCGGCTCGCTGGGAGCAGCGTGGAGGCACGTCCGCGCCGGTCACCCCCGCCGACAGACGGGTCGTCGTCGCATCGTCTGGTCGGCCACGGCCCGGCGCCACATCGCCCGCAACGTCGCGGGAGTGCTCGTCGCCGGTGGCCTGGCCACCGCGATGGGAGTCGGGCACCCCTACTGGGCGATGGTCTCGGCCGTGGTCCCGCTCACCGTGCGCGACCTGCTGCCCCAGGTCGTGCGTGGTGTCCAGCGCGTGGTCGGCACCGCCCTCGGCCTGGTGCTGGCCGCAGTGCTGCTCAGCCTCGACCTCCCCTCCCTCGCGCTGATCCTGCTGGTCGTGCTCCTGCAGGTCGGTGCCGAGCTCCTGGTCGGTCGCAACTACGCACTGGCCCTGATCGTGATCACGCCACTGGCGCTGCTGATGGTGCACATCGTCGCACCGACACCCACCGGCACCCTGCTCCTCGACCGGGGCGTCGAGACGCTGGTCGGGGCGGTGATCGGCGTCCTGATCGGATACCTCACCCGCGACCGGAGGCGAGCCTGATGCCCGGTCACCGTCTCCCCGTGGTGCTGGCCCTGGCCGCGCTCTCCGTCGTCACCGGCGTGCACCTCGGCGCGCAGTGGATGGGTGTCGACCGCATCGCCGACCCCACCCAGCCGTTGCTGATGGCGCTGCTCGCGGCGGCCCTCTGGTTCGCGACCGAAGCGCCCCGCACCACCTTGGTACGGCTCACCCTGGTCGCCCTCGGGCTGAGCTGGCTGGGCGACACCGCGCCCCGCTTCGCCTCCGGCGACACGGCGTTCCTGCTGATGATCGGGTTCTTCCTTCTCGCCCAGGTCGCCTATGTCCGCGCCTTCCTGCCGTACGCCGCACGGTCCGTCCTCCACGTCGGCCGCATCGCGCTCGCGCCGTACGTCGTGGCCGTGGCGGTGCTGGTCGCCCTGTGCGCACCCGGCGCGGGAGCGCTGCTGGTCCCGGTGCTGGTCTACGGCCTGGTGCTGGGCACGATGGCCGTGCTCGCCACCGGTGTGAACCCTCTCGTCTGGGCAGGCGGCGCGATGTTCCTCGTCTCCGACGGACTGATCGCACTGGGCGCCTTCTCCGACGTCGAGATCGCGCACGACAGCTTCTGGGTGATGCTCACCTACGTCGTCGCGCAAGTCCTGATCGTGCTCGGCGTCCAGGAGCCCACCGACTGAGGGTGGTCCTGGCACCACCCCCGAACGGGTTCCTGGCCCATCGCCTCCGGTCCCGGGCGCACGAAGACTCGAGGCATGACCATCGAGACCCCCGCTCCCACGCCCACACGGACCCGGCCCAACCACGGCGGCTCCGACTTCGCCGAGCTGCGCAGGCGCATCGACGCTGCCGGACTGCTCGACCGGCGCCCCGGCTACTACCTGGCCCGCGTCGCCCTCCTGGGCACGGCGGTCGTCGGTGGGTGGACCGCCTTCGTCGCGATCGGCAACACGTGGTGGCAGCTGGCCATGGCCGTCGTCCTGGCCGTGGTCTTCGCCCAGCTCGCGCTGCTGGCCCACGACATCGCCCACCGGCAGGTCTTCCGCACCCGGCGCCCCAGCGAGCTTGCCGGCCGACTCGTCGGCAACCTCGGGGTCGGGATGAGCTACGGCTGGTGGATGGACAAGCACACCCGCCACCACGCCAACCCCAATCACGAGGAGCTGGACCCGGATGTCTCCCCCGACCTGCTGGTGTGGTCGCAGGACCAGGCCCGCGAGGCGCGCGGGGTGGCCAGGTTCATCGGGAAGCACGAGGCGTTCCTCTTCTTCCCCCTGCTCACCCTGGAGGCACTCAACCTCCATGTCTCCGGCGTTCGTGCCGTCCTGCGCCCGGGACTGCCCGGGCGCCGCGTCGAGGCCGGCCTGCTGCTGGCCCACTTCGCGATCTACCTCGGGCTCGTGCTCACCGTGCTCTCCCCCGGCCTCGCGGTGGCCTTCATCGTGGTCAACCAGGCAGTCTTCGGCGTCTATCTCGGTTGCTCCTTCGCACCGAACCACAAGGGCATGCCGACGCTCACCGGCGACCGCGAACCCGACTTCCTGCGCAAGCAGGTGCTCACCTCACGCAACGTCCGTGGCGGTCCGGTCACCGACATCGCACTCGGTGGGCTGAACTACCAGATCGAGCACCACCTCTTCCCGAGCATGCCGTGCGCCAACCTGCGCAGGGCCAGGCCGATCGTGCGCGAGCACTGTGCGGCGCTGGGGGTGGACTACGCCGAGACCGGCCTGGTTGAGTCGTACGGGATCGCCCTGCGCCACATGCACGCGGTCGGTGCACCCCTACGCGCCGGCTGACCTGGCGGCCGCCGCTGTGTGGGGCTCTTCCGGCGCCGGGTGCCGGGAGAACCACACGCAGTGGACAATGGGCGGCGATGTCTGAGGAAGAAGTCTGGTACGTCAGCTATGGATCGAACATGTCGCGCGTTCGCCTGGCCTGCTACATCCAGGGCGGTCGCCCGCCCGGTGCCGCGGTCACGTACGCCGGCGCGCACGACCGCACGATCCCGGCCGAGGACACGCCGGTGGTGCTTCCCGGGAGCCTGTACTTCGCCGGGGACTCCCGGATCTGGGGCGGCGGCACCGCGTTCTACGACCATGACAGGCCCGGCCCGACACCGGCT
Coding sequences within:
- a CDS encoding (deoxy)nucleoside triphosphate pyrophosphohydrolase — translated: MKPVVGAAILRDGCVLAARRTSPPEAAGRWEFPGGKVETGETPDTALAREIAEELGCRVDVRLWLSGAVPIRDTHELTVATAEIIEGEPVATEHDLLRWLAPEELDDVDWLEPDRPFLAELRGILLDG
- the mshB gene encoding N-acetyl-1-D-myo-inositol-2-amino-2-deoxy-alpha-D-glucopyranoside deacetylase, whose amino-acid sequence is MTEDQRLLLVHAHPDDESIGQGATMARYVAEGRGVTLVTCTAGEMGEILVPELAHLAADKQDGLGEHRRGELENAMKELGVTDHRFLGGFGSYRDSGMKWHADGHAVAADETHENAFWNADLAEAANHLVTVIREVRPQVLVTYDEFGGYGHPDHIQAHRVAMYAAQLAAVPSYKLDLGEPWEVAKIYWTAMSEGRMRESLRAIRASGDTETFEGMDPDGDLGPFVTPDDQLAARVDGSAFIDQKMAALAAHETQIEKDGFFFKGAESGHAFWGEEFFRLAKGKQGPVGDDGLETDLFAGL
- a CDS encoding VanW family protein, with amino-acid sequence MNTKPSRESNGGRVVILTVLGLIVLFGGGYVAAYAGAGAKVPRGATVAGVEIGGKTHDDAVEALESGLAERTDLAVTVEGKPAEVTAEQAGISVDASASVTEAGGGRSWSPSRLWDYYTGGDDVDAVVEVDDESLAATVEQLNDTFGTPATDGSVVFQDGEVKRTDSKVGEEVDVQAARAGLTEAYLSDDEVDLELVEAEPEVDDADVQEALDNFANAAVSGPVTLVFDESPVKLTPKEYSPALSMKAEDGELVPELDEKLLNKLVKSKISDPKGQPVDASFTVVNGKPKVVPAKPGVDYEASDISSAFLDLVGDSGKRTVKVKATVKKADFTTAEAKKLGIKTRVSTFTTNFPYAEYRNVNLGRAAELISGTVLEPGETFSLNDTVGERTAENGFTKGYIISNGVYRSEFGGGVSQMATTLFNAMFFAGLEDVEHRPHSFYIDRYPVGREATVVWGALDLKFKNDTEHGVLVESHLTPATSGSQGALTVSMYSTKTWDITTKTGERYNFTSPGTRTLPVEGCTPNTGYGGFDINVWRYFHKPGSDAIERTEKFHTTYTPSDTVICKDPPAPKPDKPKQDDKPGDD
- a CDS encoding alpha/beta fold hydrolase, which codes for MRSFLLALLALTAAAAVALVPTASAQADGFPVPLPTSPAGDPPGANDWSCRPTAQHPSPVVLVHGTFGDRKNLLENLSRGIKTAGFCVFSLDYGNRATGDIAESAKTLKKYVAKVRRATGAQKVSLVGHSQGGMMPRYYIKFLGGAKVVDDLVGIAPSNHGTDAIGNLRPLMGLTGPILDVVCRACNQQGTDSAFLRRLNAGDETPGRVSYTQITTTHDEVVVPHTSGYLEPGRRTTNLTLQNACPRELAEHLLIPLAKPTVSWTINALKRRGPASKTFRPAC
- the fdxA gene encoding ferredoxin, with amino-acid sequence MTYVIAQPCVDLKDRACVDECPVDCIYEGKRMLYIHPDECVDCGACEPVCPVEAIFYEDDTPEQWKDYYDANVQFFDDLGSPGGAAKMGEIDKDHPFVAALPPQNQDD
- a CDS encoding HNH endonuclease signature motif containing protein, whose translation is MLEVDAALHPFEVSDLGGEALFDLISDARDAEFRSDRRKVRLAYQLCVTNPAGPGIDPATWGDGLPGMAGDYDATLGGEGTPLVARFVVEDWAAATRKSRGSGQQFLANTLDLHHRLPRTHARFEDLELELWRAFQLAEETHDLSLEAARWIDARVAEVGSYSFNAIAKAVKLGVAKFHPEKLEDDNGLPGKVDWDVSVDHNQGAEGTSTLEAIGSSLDLAKFHDLVSDEATTMGRLGDTDTLGQRKAKALGVIADRQASLDLLGILDQDPPVHPETGEPVIPRKSYLKARLFVHLSLADLATMCAGSATIPADGTESPRGPLGSGDAVRPGSESPVGVVESNLFGPATTHLIAGYLKQLGADARVTPVIDTTKVWAVDVHDPPQAMRDQVTERDRHCVHPHCGRSSKTCDLDHIVPFDDTGPSGQTNPENLAPLCRRHHLLKTHGGWRYQRNRDGTYTWTNQHGRSWLVTDSGTVELTQEP
- a CDS encoding GNAT family N-acetyltransferase encodes the protein MGSVGDSHDVGRHTLGPHVVGKRVVVRRLVRGETGPTGGPAMTDLLGICTSWGARACVVAPESGPEVTIPLADIVSGKPVPPRPSVRHRVSARDAELHSLTMWPDVPTRALGDWVLRSDVTPEEIARAGSVLAMGDPGMPYADAAAATVDFYTPLGRPAWAQVVVDSEQEHALRSLGWVAARPDEADTLFQVVALSRLHRALPTPPDGIDVEDDGVRAVAAFGDRARARAAVDDDWLGLHDIWTSPEARRQGLSTLLLAELVDWGASLGATTAYLQVRSDNTAALALYERLGFVTHHAYRYLAAR